A single genomic interval of Solimonas sp. K1W22B-7 harbors:
- a CDS encoding Csu type fimbrial protein — protein sequence MRQLAPLLLLLLALCPQPGQASTTCSASLSNVSFSPVNPFGGNVDVTATLNYSCTITSILSSSRVRMCFSIGAGAQGGGNFAPRQMSSGANLLYFNLYKDSGRSLIWGTRSNSYGSVGATLEIGALLGSATANGSLTVYGRIPSGQTTLVPGSYSNAFSGAHTELIYQYNEFLLGLLGYPATCTSGGNGSGSGTFAFSALATVSAQCDPSFSVENINFGTGGLLTANYDATAIVSPRCTNTTPYQLGLNNGINASGSIRRMKSAAGNYVSYELYRDNGRSQRWGNTQGTDTVAGTGSGSAQDVTIYGRVAPQATPVAGSYADTVTVTIYY from the coding sequence ATGAGACAGCTCGCGCCGCTGCTGTTGCTGCTGCTGGCACTGTGCCCGCAGCCCGGCCAGGCCTCGACCACCTGCTCGGCGAGCCTGTCGAACGTCAGCTTCAGTCCGGTCAATCCCTTCGGCGGCAACGTCGATGTCACCGCGACGCTGAACTACAGCTGCACCATCACCAGCATCCTGTCGTCCTCGCGCGTCCGCATGTGCTTCAGCATCGGCGCGGGCGCCCAGGGCGGCGGCAACTTCGCGCCGCGACAGATGAGCAGTGGCGCCAACCTGTTGTACTTCAATCTCTACAAGGACAGCGGCCGCAGCCTGATCTGGGGCACGCGCTCCAACAGCTATGGCTCGGTGGGGGCGACGCTGGAGATCGGCGCGCTGCTCGGCAGCGCCACCGCCAATGGCAGCCTGACGGTCTACGGCCGCATCCCCAGCGGCCAGACCACGCTGGTGCCGGGCAGCTATTCCAATGCCTTCAGCGGTGCGCATACCGAGCTGATCTACCAGTACAACGAGTTCCTGCTGGGCCTGCTCGGCTACCCGGCGACCTGCACCAGCGGCGGCAACGGCAGCGGCTCGGGCACGTTCGCGTTCAGCGCGCTGGCCACGGTCAGCGCGCAGTGCGATCCCAGTTTCAGCGTCGAGAACATCAACTTCGGCACCGGCGGGCTGCTGACCGCCAACTACGACGCGACCGCGATCGTAAGCCCGCGCTGCACCAATACCACGCCCTACCAGCTGGGCCTGAACAACGGCATCAACGCCTCGGGGTCGATCCGGCGCATGAAGAGCGCCGCCGGCAACTACGTCAGCTACGAGCTCTACCGCGACAACGGCCGCAGCCAGCGCTGGGGCAACACCCAGGGCACGGACACCGTGGCCGGCACCGGCAGCGGCAGCGCCCAGGACGTCACCATCTACGGCCGGGTGGCGCCGCAGGCGACGCCGGTGGCCGGCAGCTACGCCGATACGGTGACGGTCACCATCTACTATTGA
- a CDS encoding aspartate aminotransferase family protein, which produces MKMSQLDRQLFNEVMVPNYAPAEIIPVRGEGSRLWDQQGREYLDLACGIAVTSLGHCHPALVQAMAEQSRKLWHISNVMTNEPALKLAKRLTELCFAERVFFCNSGSEANEAAFKLARRWGNNQNPEKNEIISFYNAFHGRTLFTVSVGGQEKYTKGFEPLPGNITHLPYNDLETLADHISERTCAVVLEPVQGEGGVTPATETFLRGVRELCDRHNALMVFDEVQTGNGRCGALFAYMEMGVTPDVLTTAKGLGGGFPVGAMLTTAKLAETLAFGTHGSTYGGNPMACAVAGAALEEIAKPETLANVRARSAQLQAGLEAIGRRYGMFEGVRGLGLLIGAPLTEAWKGRAKDVVGAGLRHGVWLLVAGPDVLRFAPALNITEADLAEALRRLDTACAELAGAAKAAVA; this is translated from the coding sequence ATGAAGATGTCGCAGCTCGATCGCCAGCTGTTCAACGAGGTCATGGTTCCCAACTACGCGCCGGCGGAGATCATCCCGGTGCGCGGCGAAGGCTCGCGCCTGTGGGACCAGCAGGGCCGCGAATACCTGGACCTGGCCTGCGGCATCGCCGTGACCAGCCTGGGGCATTGCCACCCGGCCCTGGTGCAGGCCATGGCCGAGCAGTCGCGCAAGCTCTGGCACATCTCCAACGTCATGACCAATGAGCCGGCGCTGAAGCTGGCCAAGCGGCTCACCGAGCTGTGCTTCGCCGAGCGCGTGTTCTTCTGCAACAGCGGCTCCGAGGCCAACGAGGCCGCGTTCAAGCTGGCGCGGCGCTGGGGCAACAACCAGAACCCGGAGAAGAACGAGATCATCTCGTTCTACAACGCCTTCCACGGTCGCACGCTGTTCACGGTGAGCGTCGGCGGCCAGGAGAAGTACACCAAGGGCTTCGAGCCGCTGCCGGGCAACATCACGCACCTGCCGTATAACGATCTCGAGACCCTGGCCGATCACATCAGCGAGCGGACCTGCGCGGTGGTGCTGGAGCCGGTGCAGGGCGAGGGCGGCGTGACGCCGGCCACCGAGACCTTCCTGCGCGGCGTGCGCGAACTCTGCGACCGGCACAACGCGCTGATGGTGTTCGACGAGGTGCAGACCGGCAACGGCCGCTGCGGTGCCCTGTTCGCCTACATGGAAATGGGCGTGACGCCGGACGTCCTGACCACGGCCAAGGGCCTGGGCGGCGGCTTCCCGGTGGGCGCCATGCTGACCACCGCGAAGCTCGCCGAGACGCTGGCTTTCGGCACGCACGGCTCCACCTACGGCGGCAACCCCATGGCCTGCGCCGTGGCCGGCGCCGCGCTGGAGGAGATCGCCAAGCCCGAGACGCTGGCCAACGTGCGCGCACGCAGCGCGCAGCTGCAGGCCGGGCTGGAGGCGATCGGCCGCCGCTACGGCATGTTCGAGGGTGTGCGCGGCCTGGGCCTGTTGATCGGGGCGCCGCTGACGGAGGCCTGGAAGGGCCGTGCCAAGGACGTGGTCGGCGCCGGCCTCAGGCACGGCGTCTGGCTGCTGGTGGCCGGTCCGGACGTGCTGCGCTTCGCGCCGGCGCTGAACATCACCGAGGCCGACCTGGCCGAGGCCCTGCGCCGCCTGGATACGGCCTGCGCCGAGCTGGCGGGCGCCGCGAAGGCTGCGGTGGCCTGA
- a CDS encoding ExeA family protein has product MSPRHQEALGHLLYGTGQHGGFVQLTGEVGTGKTTIVRTLLEQRLADVDVAMVHNPRQSEMEFVQSICDELHVRYDAPVTLKTLVDALNSHLLKSHAEGRRTVLIIDEAQNLRPEVLEQVRLLTNLETTKDKLLRIMLIGQPELSELLARPDLRQLAQRITARFHLTPLSAAETTEYIQHRLRVAGAETEIFSRSACQQVHRYARGIPRLINIICDRALLGAYSQGQRQITPEMIRNAAREAIGELPTTFDPGAPKRWASIETVSALALAVCTLAFLYTFVIAPRLQPPAAANAPVPAAVAAAPASGSPSATGAAAAPPLGAMPASQLDQLLRRPQPLPEVMGRLVRLWDPQLRLPRGGNPCEALSRDHLECYRSNGSWSDLGQINRPAILVLKLAGGEQHALLRELTTTHAGFDTQFGVVKVALSELDKLWTGDYLLLWRRDTAESQLRPGDRSASVPLVWERLAELDGVAIPPEVKTYFGRKLEDAIRQFQQQRGLPVDGMLGTRTLIALGDGQASTPTLLGASR; this is encoded by the coding sequence ATGTCCCCGCGCCACCAGGAGGCGCTGGGGCACCTGCTGTACGGCACCGGCCAGCACGGCGGCTTCGTGCAGCTCACCGGCGAGGTCGGCACCGGCAAGACCACCATCGTGCGTACCCTGCTGGAGCAGCGCCTGGCCGACGTCGACGTGGCGATGGTCCACAACCCGCGCCAGTCCGAGATGGAGTTCGTGCAGTCGATCTGCGATGAACTGCACGTGCGCTACGACGCGCCGGTCACGCTCAAGACCCTGGTCGATGCGCTCAACAGCCATCTGCTGAAGAGCCACGCCGAGGGCCGGCGCACGGTCCTGATCATCGACGAGGCGCAGAACCTGCGGCCCGAGGTACTGGAGCAGGTGCGCCTGCTGACCAACCTGGAGACCACCAAGGACAAGCTGCTGCGCATCATGCTGATCGGCCAGCCGGAGCTGTCGGAACTGCTGGCCCGCCCGGACCTGCGCCAGCTGGCGCAGCGCATCACGGCGCGCTTCCACCTGACGCCGCTGAGTGCCGCCGAGACCACCGAGTACATCCAGCACCGCCTGCGCGTGGCCGGCGCGGAAACCGAGATCTTCAGCCGCAGCGCCTGCCAGCAGGTGCACCGCTATGCCCGCGGCATCCCGCGCCTGATCAACATCATCTGCGACCGCGCCCTGCTGGGCGCCTATTCGCAGGGCCAGCGCCAGATCACGCCGGAGATGATCCGCAACGCCGCCCGGGAAGCCATCGGCGAGCTGCCCACCACCTTCGACCCGGGCGCGCCGAAGCGCTGGGCCAGCATCGAAACGGTCAGCGCGCTGGCCCTGGCGGTCTGCACCCTGGCCTTTCTCTACACCTTCGTGATCGCCCCGCGCCTGCAGCCGCCGGCGGCCGCGAACGCCCCGGTCCCGGCCGCGGTGGCGGCCGCCCCGGCAAGCGGCTCCCCCTCGGCCACCGGCGCCGCGGCGGCCCCGCCGCTCGGAGCCATGCCGGCCAGCCAGCTCGACCAGTTGCTGCGCAGGCCGCAGCCCCTGCCCGAGGTGATGGGCCGCCTGGTGCGCCTGTGGGATCCGCAGCTGCGCCTGCCGCGCGGCGGCAACCCCTGCGAGGCGCTGAGCCGCGACCACCTGGAGTGCTACCGCAGCAATGGCAGCTGGTCGGACCTGGGCCAGATCAACCGCCCGGCGATCCTGGTGCTGAAGCTGGCGGGCGGCGAGCAGCACGCGCTGCTGCGTGAGCTGACCACGACCCACGCCGGCTTCGACACGCAGTTCGGGGTGGTGAAGGTGGCGCTGAGCGAACTCGACAAGCTGTGGACCGGCGACTACCTGCTGCTGTGGCGCCGCGACACCGCCGAGTCGCAGCTGCGCCCCGGCGACCGCAGTGCCTCCGTGCCCCTGGTCTGGGAGCGCCTGGCGGAACTCGACGGCGTGGCGATTCCGCCGGAAGTGAAAACCTACTTCGGGCGCAAGCTGGAGGACGCGATACGTCAGTTCCAGCAGCAGCGCGGCCTGCCGGTGGACGGCATGCTCGGCACGCGCACGCTGATCGCGCTGGGCGACGGCCAGGCCTCCACGCCGACCCTGCTGGGAGCAAGCCGATGA
- a CDS encoding fimbria/pilus outer membrane usher protein, with product MANPAATSCAWRLVLASLLLSLPAGGALAEAPDLVNIGLLRGPGLPASQMDLYLEVTLNGVSTQRVLHVAVTADGHHHAWIPNLRDAGIRVDGLPAEGYADLAAIPGLDYAIDTPNQRVDFIASAERLGRATQRLNAQSGKAYDARVTPGALLNYDLYGNAGDRGARSFSALTELRGFGGWGVLNSTGLSAFDDAREQEPYTRLDTTWSLSFEDRLTTLNVGDFIGGNLGWSRATRMGGVQLRRNFSLQPGLITYPLPAFFGQAALPSSVELYVNGIRQYEGEVAPGPFQLFAVPGVNGSGQAQVVLTDALGRRSAVSFPFYNSSQLLKAGLSDWSLEAGVVRRDYGFDSFRYGDAPAASGSLRYGWREWATLEAHAEASERLALGGFGGALQLGDAGVVNAAYALSEGADSGSQASLGYAWVGRRFNAGLGVTQAFDDYRDIASLEGEPPPQRSAQAVASLQFGAAGSVSVNYSRLDTELDGRQHYAGAGYSLNLQRGASLFANATRNLDDAGDTVVFAGLVWSFGSRLSLGTSFQRNRGRNLYGADLAQNSAVDGGFGWSLRTQQGEGVHDWQAEGSYRGDYGQLTAGSYSVNGLDSVYAGYSGGLVLMDRDVFASRRIDDAFVLVSTSGIADVPVYLENRPIGRTDRGGHYLLTNLNAWQPNRVAIDALGLPAQVQANAVEGEVVPTDRAGLLVDFGLREVRAAVVTLADGRGWPLPLGSRVRLDGAGVAPQMVGYDGQVYLEGLSAKNRISVITPQGASCETAFAYPPQASGIPVIGPVVCRPVLP from the coding sequence ATGGCGAACCCGGCCGCCACAAGCTGCGCCTGGCGCCTGGTGCTCGCTAGCCTGCTGCTGTCGCTGCCGGCCGGCGGCGCGCTCGCCGAGGCGCCGGACCTCGTCAACATCGGCCTGCTGCGCGGCCCGGGGCTGCCGGCCAGCCAGATGGACCTCTACCTGGAAGTGACGCTCAACGGCGTCAGCACGCAGCGCGTGCTGCACGTGGCCGTCACTGCCGACGGCCACCATCACGCCTGGATCCCGAACCTGCGCGACGCCGGCATCCGCGTCGACGGCTTGCCGGCGGAGGGCTACGCCGATCTCGCCGCAATCCCGGGGCTGGATTACGCGATCGACACCCCCAACCAGCGCGTCGACTTCATTGCGAGCGCCGAGCGGCTCGGCCGCGCGACGCAACGACTCAACGCCCAGTCCGGCAAGGCCTACGACGCCCGGGTCACGCCCGGCGCCCTGCTCAACTACGATCTCTACGGCAATGCCGGTGATCGCGGCGCGCGCAGCTTCAGCGCCCTGACCGAGCTGCGCGGCTTCGGCGGCTGGGGCGTGCTGAACAGCACCGGCCTGTCGGCCTTCGACGATGCGCGCGAGCAGGAGCCCTATACCCGCCTCGATACGACCTGGAGCCTGTCCTTCGAGGACCGCCTGACGACGCTCAATGTCGGCGATTTCATCGGCGGCAACCTCGGCTGGAGCCGTGCCACGCGCATGGGCGGCGTGCAGCTGCGGCGCAACTTCAGCCTGCAGCCAGGCCTGATCACCTATCCGCTGCCGGCGTTCTTCGGCCAGGCCGCGCTGCCGTCGAGCGTCGAGCTCTACGTCAACGGCATCCGCCAGTACGAGGGCGAGGTGGCGCCGGGGCCGTTCCAGCTGTTCGCGGTGCCCGGCGTCAACGGCTCGGGCCAGGCCCAGGTCGTGCTCACCGATGCGCTGGGCCGTCGCAGCGCCGTCAGTTTTCCTTTCTACAACTCCAGCCAGCTGCTCAAGGCCGGGCTCAGCGACTGGTCGCTGGAGGCGGGCGTGGTGCGCCGCGACTACGGCTTCGACTCCTTCCGCTACGGCGACGCGCCGGCCGCCAGCGGCAGCCTGCGCTACGGCTGGCGCGAGTGGGCGACGCTGGAGGCGCACGCGGAGGCCAGCGAGCGGCTTGCCCTGGGTGGCTTCGGTGGCGCACTGCAGCTGGGCGACGCCGGCGTGGTCAACGCCGCCTACGCCCTGAGCGAGGGTGCGGACAGCGGCAGCCAGGCCAGCCTCGGCTACGCCTGGGTCGGCCGGCGCTTCAACGCCGGCCTCGGCGTCACCCAGGCCTTCGACGACTATCGCGATATCGCCAGCCTCGAGGGCGAGCCGCCGCCGCAGCGCAGCGCGCAGGCCGTGGCCAGCCTGCAGTTCGGCGCCGCCGGCAGCGTTTCCGTGAACTACAGCCGGCTCGACACCGAGCTGGACGGGCGCCAGCACTACGCCGGTGCCGGCTACAGTCTCAACCTGCAGCGCGGTGCCAGCCTGTTCGCCAACGCCACCCGCAACCTCGACGATGCCGGGGACACGGTGGTGTTCGCCGGCCTGGTATGGAGCTTCGGCTCACGGCTGTCCCTCGGCACCTCGTTCCAGCGCAACCGCGGCCGCAATCTCTATGGCGCCGACCTGGCCCAGAACAGCGCGGTCGACGGCGGCTTCGGCTGGAGCCTGCGCACGCAGCAGGGTGAGGGCGTGCACGACTGGCAGGCCGAGGGCTCCTACCGCGGCGACTACGGACAGCTGACCGCGGGCAGCTACTCGGTCAATGGGCTGGACAGCGTCTATGCCGGCTACTCCGGCGGCCTGGTGCTGATGGACCGCGATGTCTTCGCCAGCCGCCGCATCGACGACGCCTTCGTGCTGGTGTCGACCAGCGGCATCGCCGACGTGCCGGTGTACCTGGAGAACCGTCCGATCGGCCGTACCGATCGCGGTGGGCACTACCTGCTGACCAACCTCAACGCCTGGCAGCCCAATCGCGTCGCGATCGACGCGCTGGGCTTGCCGGCACAGGTGCAGGCCAATGCGGTGGAGGGCGAGGTCGTGCCGACCGATCGCGCCGGCCTGCTGGTGGACTTCGGCCTGCGCGAGGTGCGCGCTGCCGTGGTGACCCTGGCCGATGGCCGCGGCTGGCCGCTGCCGCTGGGCAGCCGGGTGCGGCTGGACGGCGCCGGCGTCGCGCCGCAGATGGTCGGCTACGACGGCCAGGTCTACCTCGAAGGCCTGTCGGCCAAGAACCGGATCAGCGTGATCACGCCGCAGGGCGCCTCCTGCGAGACCGCCTTTGCCTATCCGCCGCAGGCCAGCGGCATCCCGGTGATCGGCCCGGTGGTGTGCCGGCCGGTGCTGCCATGA
- a CDS encoding PA2169 family four-helix-bundle protein has protein sequence MTDLDTITAFNELIETSLDTERNFRAASEEAYHADLKQLLRDCASDSAHAAAELQAAVKSLGGRPEEIGTTGSTVRRGWMHLKALALGRDEVAILDECERFEHDAEMRYEHALGVEMPEPMHALVQRQYEDLRRHQQDLRGMRQRYTLH, from the coding sequence ATGACCGACCTCGATACCATTACCGCCTTCAACGAGTTGATCGAAACCTCGCTGGATACGGAGCGCAATTTCCGCGCCGCCTCGGAAGAGGCCTACCACGCCGACCTGAAGCAGCTGTTGCGCGACTGCGCCAGCGACAGCGCCCACGCCGCCGCCGAACTGCAGGCGGCCGTGAAGTCACTCGGCGGCAGGCCCGAGGAGATCGGCACCACCGGCTCCACCGTGCGCCGCGGCTGGATGCACCTGAAAGCGCTGGCCCTGGGGCGCGACGAAGTCGCCATCCTCGATGAATGCGAGCGCTTCGAGCACGATGCCGAAATGCGCTACGAGCATGCGCTGGGGGTGGAGATGCCGGAGCCGATGCATGCCCTGGTGCAGCGCCAGTACGAGGACCTGCGCCGCCACCAGCAGGACCTGCGGGGCATGCGGCAGCGCTACACCCTTCACTGA
- a CDS encoding Csu type fimbrial protein: MNRIQIAVTGIVAMASATPALAATVSGNFQAQITIQNTCALTTAPTNLSFGTQGVLIANVDTTSTIKVTCTTGADYDIGLDAGANESSANDINTRRMTDGSSHYVGYNMYSNAGRTTVWGETVDTNTLGSTGTGAEQSFTVYGRVPAQTTPQAGSYADTVTVTVTY; the protein is encoded by the coding sequence ATGAACAGGATTCAGATAGCGGTAACCGGCATCGTGGCGATGGCCAGCGCGACCCCCGCCCTGGCTGCGACGGTGTCAGGCAACTTCCAGGCCCAGATCACCATCCAGAACACCTGCGCGCTGACCACGGCGCCGACCAACCTGAGCTTCGGCACGCAGGGCGTGCTGATCGCCAACGTCGACACCACCTCGACGATCAAGGTGACCTGCACCACCGGTGCCGACTACGACATCGGCCTGGACGCCGGCGCCAACGAGTCGAGCGCCAACGACATCAACACCCGCCGCATGACCGACGGCTCCTCGCACTACGTCGGCTACAACATGTACAGCAATGCCGGCCGCACCACGGTCTGGGGCGAGACGGTGGACACCAACACCCTCGGCAGCACCGGCACCGGCGCGGAGCAGTCCTTCACCGTCTACGGCCGCGTGCCGGCGCAGACAACGCCCCAGGCGGGCAGCTATGCTGATACGGTAACGGTGACGGTAACCTACTGA
- a CDS encoding fimbrial biogenesis chaperone: MASLLVTTAVTAAGLSVTPISLEFTSAAPAQALWLSNTGDAPIDAQLRAYAWNQDEGKDRLLPTRDLVLSPPMIALQPGQKQLVRVIRTAATGPRESSYRILVDELPDPAKLQQGLHFVMQFSIPVFADTGTAAAPALEWRLAREGDKLKLITDNKGGGVQRSPTSSCSTARAAACSSIRACWATCWPAPPAAGR, from the coding sequence TTGGCCAGCCTGCTCGTCACCACCGCCGTCACCGCTGCGGGCCTGAGCGTGACGCCGATTTCTCTGGAATTCACCAGTGCCGCGCCGGCCCAGGCGCTGTGGCTCAGCAACACCGGCGACGCGCCGATCGACGCGCAGCTGCGTGCCTATGCCTGGAACCAGGACGAGGGCAAGGACCGCCTGCTGCCGACCCGCGACCTGGTGCTGAGTCCGCCGATGATCGCGCTGCAGCCGGGGCAGAAGCAGCTGGTGCGGGTGATCCGCACGGCCGCCACCGGTCCGCGCGAGAGCAGCTACCGTATCCTGGTGGACGAACTGCCGGATCCGGCCAAGCTGCAGCAGGGCCTGCACTTCGTCATGCAATTCTCGATTCCCGTCTTCGCCGATACCGGCACCGCGGCGGCCCCGGCGCTGGAGTGGCGCCTGGCGCGGGAGGGCGACAAGCTGAAGCTGATCACCGACAACAAGGGGGGCGGCGTGCAAAGGTCACCGACATCGAGTTGCTCGACGGCCAGGGCCGCAGCCTGCTCAAGCATCCGGGCCTGCTGGGCTACGTGCTGGCCGGCGCCACCAGCCGCTGGCCGCTGA
- a CDS encoding LOG family protein — protein MELVKAYKNEEFLMSEEARAVRILCEYMEPARRFKAMGIRNAVIFFGSARTRAKPGLGRDFYAEAADFAERLARWTTDSHGEGERYYVCTGGGPGIMEAAHEGAARVDRNLNIGLGISLPFEQHGNPHVELSRALEFHYFFMRKFWFLNLARAAVIFPGGFGTMDELFELLTLTQTGKSAPMPIVLFGKEFWEGLFNFRMLADRGLISEADLDLFRICDTIDEALEYLVPTLERYHSPGGA, from the coding sequence ATGGAACTGGTCAAGGCCTACAAGAACGAAGAATTCCTGATGAGCGAGGAGGCGCGCGCAGTGCGCATCCTCTGCGAGTACATGGAGCCGGCGCGGCGCTTCAAGGCCATGGGCATCCGCAATGCCGTGATCTTCTTCGGCTCCGCCCGTACCCGCGCCAAACCCGGGCTGGGCCGCGATTTCTACGCCGAGGCCGCCGATTTCGCCGAGCGCCTGGCGCGCTGGACCACGGACTCGCACGGGGAGGGGGAGCGCTACTACGTCTGCACCGGCGGCGGCCCCGGCATCATGGAGGCGGCCCACGAGGGCGCCGCGCGGGTCGACCGCAACCTCAACATCGGCCTGGGCATTTCACTGCCCTTCGAACAGCACGGCAATCCGCATGTGGAACTGTCGCGTGCGCTGGAGTTCCACTACTTCTTCATGCGCAAGTTCTGGTTCCTGAACCTGGCGCGTGCCGCAGTGATCTTCCCCGGTGGTTTCGGCACCATGGACGAACTGTTCGAGTTGCTGACGCTGACCCAGACCGGCAAGTCCGCGCCGATGCCGATCGTGCTGTTCGGCAAGGAGTTCTGGGAAGGGCTGTTCAATTTCCGCATGCTGGCCGACCGCGGGCTGATCAGCGAGGCCGACCTCGACCTGTTCCGCATCTGCGACACCATCGACGAGGCATTGGAATACCTGGTGCCGACATTGGAGCGCTACCACTCTCCGGGCGGCGCTTGA
- a CDS encoding general secretion pathway protein GspB translates to MSYILDALRKAERERNLGQPPSMQAVTQPSALRQPPRRLLVPLLAGVTLLLLVTMALLVWRHHRAASAPAPVAVAAVPAAPAIAAMPPPADAGDAVSSFDDLAAPEEAAPAAEEPAAAPAPAIAAAPRAGAEPSMPAVAAEEEAAVEEEDSLPLLRDMPAGYRAGFPSITVEVHVYDDNPAKRWVMVNTRRYREGEALSEGPRIAEITPDGIVFEHQGQRALYPIAR, encoded by the coding sequence ATGAGCTACATCCTCGACGCCTTGCGCAAGGCCGAGCGCGAACGCAACCTGGGCCAGCCGCCCTCGATGCAGGCGGTGACGCAGCCCTCGGCGCTGCGGCAGCCGCCCCGGCGCCTGCTGGTGCCGCTGCTGGCCGGCGTGACGCTATTGCTGCTGGTCACGATGGCGCTGCTGGTCTGGCGTCACCACCGCGCGGCCAGCGCCCCGGCTCCGGTCGCCGTGGCCGCAGTGCCGGCCGCCCCGGCGATCGCCGCCATGCCGCCGCCCGCCGACGCCGGCGACGCGGTCAGCAGCTTCGATGACCTGGCAGCGCCGGAAGAGGCAGCACCCGCGGCCGAGGAACCCGCGGCAGCGCCGGCTCCCGCGATCGCCGCAGCGCCGCGCGCCGGTGCCGAGCCCTCCATGCCTGCCGTCGCCGCGGAGGAGGAGGCCGCGGTGGAGGAAGAGGACAGCCTGCCGCTGCTGCGCGACATGCCCGCCGGCTACCGCGCCGGCTTCCCGTCGATCACGGTCGAGGTCCATGTCTACGACGACAATCCGGCCAAGCGCTGGGTGATGGTCAACACGCGGCGCTACCGCGAGGGCGAGGCGCTGTCGGAAGGGCCGCGCATCGCCGAGATCACGCCCGACGGCATCGTGTTCGAGCACCAGGGACAGCGCGCGCTGTACCCGATCGCGCGCTAA